The Camelina sativa cultivar DH55 chromosome 14, Cs, whole genome shotgun sequence genome includes a window with the following:
- the LOC104742854 gene encoding putative pentatricopeptide repeat-containing protein At1g53330 — protein sequence MTAVKSVSSSFRLASLLRRENDPSAAVKLFRNPDPESTNPKRPFRYSLLCYDLIITKLGGSKMFEELDQVLLQLKADTRIVPTEILFCNVINFFGRGRLPSRALHVFDEMPQYRCQRSVKSVNSLLNALLKCGEFEKMRDLLSGVGEFGKPDACTYNILINGCSQSGCLDDALKLFDEMVKRKVKPTGVTFGTMIHGFCKNSRVKEALKMKQDMLKVYGVRPTVHIYASLIKAVCRIGELSFAFKLKDEAYEGKVKVDSAIYSTLISSLIKAGRSSEVSRILDEMSEKGCKPDTVTYNVLINGFCVENDYESAYRVLDDMVGKGLKLDVISYNMILGVLFRIRKWEEATYLFEDMPRRGCSPDTLSYRIVFDGLCEGLQFEEAAVILDEMLFKGYKPRRDRLERFLQKLCEIGKLEILSKVISSLHKGNAAEDANLWSVMIPTMFKVPAKSGSINLLLNKITEDGPLSAMPQC from the coding sequence ATGACCGCCGTGAAATCtgtctcttcttcctttaggCTCGCGTCTCTCCTCCGCCGTGAGAATGATCCTTCCGCCGCAGTTAAGCTTTTTCGAAACCCTGATCCTGAATCAACGAACCCGAAAAGACCCTTCAGATACTCGCTTCTTTGCTACGATCTCATAATCACGAAACTTGGTGGCTCCAAGATGTTTGAAGAGCTTGATCAGGTGCTTCTACAGCTCAAAGCCGATACTCGGATCGTTCCCACGGAGATTCTATTCTGCAACGTGATTAATTTCTTCGGCCGTGGAAGGTTGCCCAGTCGTGCGCTCCacgtgttcgacgaaatgcctcaATACCGTTGCCAACGTAGTGTGAAATCAGTGAACTCTCTGTTGAATGCGCTTTTGAAGTGCGGAGAGTTTGAAAAAATGAGGGATCTTCTTTCGGGTGTTGGTGAGTTTGGTAAGCCAGACGCTTGTACTTACAATATACTGATCAATGGATGTTCTCAGAGCGGGTGTTTGGATGATGCCTTGAAGCTGTTCGATGAAATGGTCAAGAGAAAGGTGAAGCCCACTGGGGTAACCTTTGGGACGATGATTCATGGGTTTTGCAAGAATTCGAGGGTGAAGGAAGCGTTGAAGATGAAGCAAGATATGTTGAAAGTGTATGGAGTACGTCCCACGGTTCACATTTATGCGTCGTTGATCAAAGCGGTTTGTCGAATTGGTGAATTGAGTTTTGCGTTTAAGCTTAAGGATGAGGCGTACGAAGGAAAGGTTAAAGTAGACTCAGCTATTTACTCTACCTTGATTAGCTCGCTTATAAAAGCTGGCAGGTCGAGTGAGGTGTCGAGGATCTTGGATGAAATGAGTGAGAAAGGATGCAAACCCGACACAGTGACTTACAATGTACTCATTAACGGGTTCTGTGTTGAGAACGATTATGAATCAGCTTATCGTGTTTTGGATGATATGGTAGGAAAAGGCTTGAAACTTGATGTTATAAGCTATAACATGATACTCGGTGTCTTGTTTAGAATCCGAAAATGGGAGGAAGCAACTTACTTGTTTGAAGATATGCCCAGAAGAGGTTGTAGCCCTGATACCTTATCTTATAGAATAGTTTTTGATGGTCTTTGCGAGGGTTTACAGTTCGAAGAAGCAGCTGTTATCTTGGACGAAATGCTTTTCAAAGGTTACAAGCCTCGCAGGGATAGGCTAGAAAGGTTTCTGCAAAAGCTTTGTGAGATTGGAAAGTTGGAGATTCTCAGTAAAGTTATAAGTAGCTTGCATAAAGGGAATGCTGCTGAGGATGCAAATCTATGGTCGGTTATGATACCTACAATGTTCAAAGTACCTGCGAAATCGGGTTCGATTAATTtgttattgaataaaataacgGAAGATGGTCCTTTGTCAGCAATGCCGCAGTGCTAG
- the LOC104742856 gene encoding uncharacterized protein LOC104742856: MNLGVKKMAVLYHYPCHDGVFAALAAHLYFSANSIPSLFFPNTVYSPITISQLPLEEISHLYLLDFTGPPGFVQQLSPQVDNVVILDHHKTAIESLGDDVSSTCKNVTSVLDIKRSGATIAFDYFTQKLTDECKEMNDFKRMRRVFEYIEDADIWKWELPESKAFNSGILDLKIEYDFNVNQSLFQQLLSLDHETVINRGKQSLSKKRKLIHEALEQSYEIVLGGGCDEEFGRCLAVNADDEIAELRSELGNQLAEKSKNLKFRGIGAVVYRVAELGDEKKLKISLRSVAEEDTTPVSQRFGGGGHKNASSFLLSSVEFEHWKPAGLMGTTPS, from the exons ATGAATCTTGGAGTGAAGAAGATGGCTGTTCTCTACCATTACCCTTGCCACGACGGTGTTTTCGCAGCTTTAGCCGCACATCTCTACTTCTCAGCAAACTCAATCCCTTCACTGTTCTTCCCCAACACAGTCTACTCTCCAATCACAATCAGCCAACTTCCACTTGAAGAAATAAGTCATCTCTATCTCCTCGATTTCACTGGACCTCCTGGTTTCGTTCAACAGCTCTCTCCTCAAGTCGACAATGTCGTGATCCTCGATCACCATAAAACCGCTATAGAGAGCTTAGGTGATGACGTCTCTTCCACTTGCAAGAACGTTACTAGTGTTTTGGATATTAAGAGAAGCGGTGCCACCATTGCGTTCGACTATTTTACTCAGAAGCTGACTGATGAATGCAAGGAGATGAATGATTTCAAGAGGATGAGACGTGTCTTCGAGTATATAGAAGACGCTGATATATGGAAGTGGGAGTTACCAGAGAGCAAAGCATTCAACAGTGGGATCTTGGACTTGAAGATCGAGTACGACTTCAATGTGAACCAGTCATTGTTTCAGCAGCTACTCTCGTTGGATCATGAAACTGTGATTAACAGAGGAAAACAGAGTTTGTCTAAGAAACGTAAACTGATTCACGAGGCGTTGGAGCAGTCTTATGAGATTGTTCTTGGAGGAGGTTGTGATGAAGAGTTTGGACGGTGTTTAGCTGTGAATGCAGATGATGAGATTGCTGAGCTTAGAAGCGAATTAGGGAATCAATTGGCTGAGAAGAGCAAGAATCTGAAGTTTCGAGGTATTGGAGCTGTTGTTTACAGAGTTGCTGAGCTTGGAGAtgagaagaaactgaaaattAGTTTGAGGAGTGTTGCTGAAGAAGACACAACTCCGGTTTCTCAGAGATTCGGAGGTGGTGGTCATAAAAACGCAAGCTCCTTCTTGTTAAGCTCCGTGGAGTTCGAGCATTGGAAG CCTGCAGGACTCATGGGAACAACACCAAGTTGA
- the LOC104744137 gene encoding F-box protein At3g22700-like encodes MSDLPLDLVEEILSRVPATSVKRLRSTCKRWKAIFKDERFIEKHLSKAPKESMVLMLKGDRVCPVSVNLNVAPPAMEFEGALGLKDSQSSLEEVDIVDVFYCDLLLCNTKDCRLVVWNPCLGETTWIPGKTVYKVYSRFTLGYIQNNKSCRSYKILRWWGYFSKTQFEIYEFSSDSWRVLKDVGFDRAIDIQYHGYRSGASSLKGNTYWVATDTKEHYEFILCFDFTAEGFKRLRLPLFQIHGEVTLSVGREEQLSALKRSFDRSKIEMWVTNKKIDIESELLWSKSYIVDLPIFSYPFDIFTSLLIDAEKKVSLCCNICILSRGNLVKVYTIGEDGEYYTETPSQCWVSHNSRPVIFNYVPSLFQIK; translated from the coding sequence ATGTCCGACCTTCCGCTAGATTTGGTCGAGGAAATTCTTTCCAGGGTTCCAGCAACATCTGTGAAAAGGTTACGATCAACTTGCAAACGATGGAAAGCTATATTCAAAGATGAAAGATTCATTGAGAAGCACTTAAGTAAAGCACCAAAGGAGTCTATGGTTCTCATGTTGAAGGGGGATAGGGTTTGTCCAGTGAGCGTCAATCTCAACGTTGCTCCTCCTGCTATGGAGTTTGAAGGTGCACTTGGCCTTAAGGATTCCCAATCTAGTTTAGAAGAAGTTGACATAGTCGACGTTTTTTATTGCGATTTGTTGTTATGCAACACCAAAGATTGTAGACTCGTGGTTTGGAATCCGTGTTTGGGAGAAACCACGTGGATCCCAGGCAAAACTGTTTACAAGGTGTACTCTAGGTTTACTCTAGGAtatatccaaaacaacaaatcTTGTCGTAGCTACAAAATCTTAAGATGGTGGGGTTATTTCAGTAAAACACAGTTTGAAATATATGAGTTTAGCTCTgattcatggagggttcttaAAGACGTTGGTTTTGATCGTGCCATAGATATACAATATCATGGTTACAGAAGTGGCGCATCGTCTTTGAAAGGAAATACTTATTGGGTTGCTACTGATACAAAAGAACATTATGAATTCatactttgttttgattttacagcAGAGGGATTTAAACGTCTACGTCTTCCCCTATTTCAGATTCATGGTGAAGTGACTCTATCAGTTGGTAGAGAAGAACAGCTTTCGGCATTAAAACGGAGCTTTGATAGGTCAAAGATAGAGATGTgggtaaccaacaaaaaaattgatatagaATCAGAGTTGTTGTGGAGCAAATCCTATATAGTGGATTTACCTATTTTCAGTTATCCTTTTGACATTTTCACGAGTCTATTAATTGATGCGGAGAAGAAAGTGTCCTTGTGTTGTAATATATGTATACTGAGCCGCGGGAACTTAGTAAAAGTATACACTATTGGAGAGGACGGTGAATATTACACAGAAACCCCCAGCCAATGTTGGGTAAGCCATAATTCGAGGCCAGTTATTTTcaattatgttccaagtttattTCAAATCAAGTGA